In one Penaeus monodon isolate SGIC_2016 chromosome 20, NSTDA_Pmon_1, whole genome shotgun sequence genomic region, the following are encoded:
- the LOC119585809 gene encoding serine/threonine-protein phosphatase 2A catalytic subunit beta isoform-like: protein MIDEIMDFDGMANLSLTSTNDVDSWIAQLKKKEPLSLKEIDNLCKKVQEVLVEESNLVEVSSPVTICGDIHGQFYDLMELFKVAGEPPEVNYLFMGDYVDRGYYSVVVVSLLLALKLRYPQRVTLLRGNHESRQTTQVYGFYDECFSIYNTSAAWSHFMAVFDTLPLSAVVDNSILCMHGGLSPSLDTLDQIRILDRFQELPHEGAMCDLLWSDPDDSGWRAGWSMNARGAGYMWGPDISHDFTHNNGLECVTRAHQVMDGGFQWCHDEKIVTVFSAPNYCYRCGNLAGYMVVEDGMHTCHTFEAAPREKTGPIMRKSLGGYFF, encoded by the exons ATGATTGACGAAATTATGGATTTTGACGGAATGGCTAATCTGTCGTTGACTTCTACAAACGATGTGGATTCATGGATCGCCCAGTTAAAGAAGAAGGAACCTTTATCACTGAAGGAAATTGACAACTTGTGCAAGAAG GTGCAAGAGGTTTTAGTGGAGGAGAGCAATCTGGTTGAGGTCTCGTCGCCCGTCACGATCTGCGGAGACATCCACGGCCAGTTCTATGATCTAATGGAGCTCTTCAAAGTGGCCGGAGAACCACCTGAGGTCAATTATCTCTTCATGGGCGACTATGTGGATCGTGGATATTACTCAGTGGTCGTGGTTTCCCTCCTACTGGCGCTCAAG CTCCGATACCCCCAGCGCGTCACCCTACTACGAGGCAACCATGAATCCCGCCAAACTACACAAGTTTATGGGTTTTACGACGAATGTTTCAGCATTTACAATACGTCAGCTGCATGGTCGCACTTCATGGCAGTCTTCGACACGCTCCCTCTCTCCGCCGTCGTCGACAACAGCATTCTGTGCATGCACGGTGGCTTGTCTCCTTCCTTGGACACCTTAGATCAGATTAGGATCCTGGACAGATTTCAGGAACTGCCACATGAAGGCGCCATGTGTGATCTGTTGTGGTCTGACCCTGACGATTCCGGATGGAGGGCTGGCTGGAGCATGAATGCTCGTGGTGCTGGGTATATGTGGGGGCCAGATATTTCGCACGACTTTACACAca ATAATGGCCTTGAATGTGTTACGCGAGCACATCAAGTGATGGACGGCGGTTTCCAGTGGTGTCACGACGAGAAGATTGTCACGGTCTTTTCTGCCCCAAATTATTGCTACAGATGTGGAAATCTAGCTGGTTACATGGTCGTCGAAGATGGAATGCATACTTG tCACACCTTCGAAGCTGCGCCACGAGAGAAAACGGGACCTATTATGAGGAAAAGCTTAGGTGGATATTTCTTTTAG